From Nicotiana tabacum cultivar K326 chromosome 20, ASM71507v2, whole genome shotgun sequence, one genomic window encodes:
- the LOC107821979 gene encoding ATP synthase delta chain, chloroplastic-like, producing the protein MAALQQTPIAFQSRSPPTTQIISGPTAKLSFSGGLKLPKLTIKLRSNRTSRRGGGASGAKMVASAAGSYANALADVAKSNGTLEQTTADLEKIEKIFDDEAVYNFFVSPIVGEEKKRELVDEIVSSSSIQPHVANFLNILVDMKRVELIKEIVKEFEKVYNTLTDTELAVVTSVVKLESQHLAQIAKGVQRLTGSKNVRIKTAIDESLVAGFTIRYGNSGSKLIDMSVKKQLEDIAAQLEIGDIQLAV; encoded by the coding sequence ATGGCGGCACTACAACAAACTCCGATAGCTTTCCAGTCCAGATCACCCCCGACGACTCAAATCATCAGCGGACCGACGGCGAAGCTCTCCTTTTCCGGTGGCCTCAAGCTCCCGAAACTCACCATCAAGCTCCGCTCTAATCGCACCTCCCGCCGCGGCGGCGGTGCTTCCGGAGCAAAAATGGTGGCTTCCGCTGCCGGAAGTTACGCGAACGCACTCGCCGACGTAGCCAAGTCGAACGGAACCCTAGAACAAACCACCGCCGACctcgaaaaaatcgaaaaaatctTCGACGACGAAGCAGTGTACAACTTCTTCGTGAGCCCTATCGTCGGCGAAGAGAAGAAACGCGAACTCGTGGACGAGATCGTTTCATCCTCGAGCATCCAGCCGCACGTGGCGAATTTCCTCAACATTTTAGTAGACATGAAGCGCGTGGAGCTAATCAAAGAAATTGTAAAGGAGTTCGAGAAAGTATACAATACGCTTACGGACACGGAACTTGCTGTGGTCACTTCTGTTGTGAAATTGGAATCGCAGCATTTGGCTCAGATCGCGAAAGGAGTACAGCGATTGACAGGTTCGAAAAATGTGAGGATTAAAACGGCTATTGATGAATCGCTAGTAGCTGGATTTACAATAAGGTACGGAAATTCAGGATCAAAGTTgattgatatgagtgtgaagaaaCAACTTGAGGATATTGCTGCTCAACTTGAAATTGGGGATATTCAATTAGCTGTATAA
- the LOC107821975 gene encoding protein FAR-RED IMPAIRED RESPONSE 1-like: protein MASDDNDDDDEEPDGEYHGEANDDEEQVLGNELELCDVDREMENEFTEEDVVVGPISGMRFRDKDSLFVFYKEHARLKGFSVVKRNSNKKGGDTARLATVLDDSGCWRISKVVHDHNHDLIPSISRLMAGHRSVCDSLKRDLVAYNQSSIKPSKNIRLAEVQRGGLQNLGCTPKDCRNFILKSRNFEMQEGDAQSLLNFFCGMQVKDREFFYSIDIDNIGRLRNVVWVHSHYKTAYEQFHDTICFDTTYLVNRYNMKCATFVGINHHRQSILLGYALMSHEDINNYKLVFRTWLEAMGNVHPDAIITD from the exons ATGGCATCGGATGATA atgatgatgatgatgaagaaccGGATGGAGAATATCACGGAGAAGCTAACGATGATGAGGAGCAGGTTTTAGGAAATGAGTTAGAGTTATGTGATGTTGATCGGGAAATGGAGAATGAATTTACTGAAGAGGATGTGGTTGTAGGTCCAATCTCTGGAATGCGATTTAGAGATAAAGATTCTTTGTTTGTATTCTACAAAGAACATGCACGACTGAAAGGATTCTCCGTCGTCAAAAGAAATTCCAACAAGAAGGGTGGTGACACTGCCAG GCTCGCTACTGTTTTGGATGATTCTGGTTGTTGGCGCATCTCTAAGGTAGTTCACGATCACAATCATGATTTGATCCCATCCATATCGCGCCTGATGGCTGGACATAGGTCCGTTTGTGATTCTTTGAAGAGGGATCTTGTAGCTTACAATCAATCTAGCATTAAACCCTCCAAAAATATTAGACTTGCTGAGGTTCAACGTGGTGGACTGCAAAATTTGGGTTGCACTCCAAaggattgtagaaattttattttgaagagTAGGAATTTTGAAATGCAAGAAGGGGATGCACAGTCGTTGCTCAACTTTTTTTGTGGAATGCAGGTAAAGGATAGGGAATTTTTCTATTCAATAGACATTGATAATATTGGTAGGCTGCGAAATGTGGTATGGGTGCATTCACACTATAAGACAGCGTATGAGCAATTCCATGATACGATATGCTTTGATACGACATACCTTGTGAATCGATATAATATGAAATGTGCTACATTTGTTGGCATCAATCACCATAGACAGTCCATCTTACTGGGATATGCTCTCATGTCTCATGAAGATATCAATAACTATAAATTGGTTTTTAGAACTTGGCTTGAGGCCATGGGAAATGTTCATCCAGATGCGATCATAACTGATTAG